A genome region from Streptomyces antimycoticus includes the following:
- a CDS encoding response regulator transcription factor produces MIHVLLVDDDAIVRAGLRLILGGAPDIEVVAEAADGAEVPALVAAQRPDVVLMDIRMPGVDGLTATTERRARPGAPEVLVLTTFHTDAHVLRALRGGAAGFLLKDTPPQDIVTAIRTVAAGDPVLSPAVTRRLIEQVAGGGQEDRATAARARLALLGEREREVARAIGGGRSNAEIARELHLALPTVKAHVSRILTRLDLNNRVQIALLVHDAGESYGG; encoded by the coding sequence GTGATCCATGTCCTGCTGGTGGACGACGACGCGATCGTACGGGCCGGGCTGCGCCTGATACTGGGCGGTGCCCCGGACATCGAGGTCGTCGCGGAGGCCGCCGACGGGGCGGAGGTACCGGCCCTGGTCGCCGCGCAGCGGCCCGATGTGGTGCTGATGGACATCCGGATGCCGGGCGTGGACGGGCTGACCGCCACCACCGAGCGCCGGGCCCGGCCCGGCGCCCCGGAGGTGCTGGTGCTGACCACCTTCCATACCGACGCGCATGTGCTGCGGGCGCTGCGCGGCGGGGCGGCCGGGTTCCTCCTCAAGGACACCCCGCCACAGGACATCGTCACGGCCATCCGGACGGTGGCCGCCGGGGATCCGGTGCTCTCCCCCGCCGTCACCCGCCGCCTCATCGAGCAGGTGGCGGGCGGCGGGCAGGAGGACCGGGCCACCGCCGCCCGGGCCCGGCTGGCGCTGCTGGGCGAGCGGGAGCGGGAGGTGGCCCGGGCGATCGGGGGCGGCCGCTCCAACGCGGAGATCGCCCGCGAGCTGCATCTGGCGCTGCCGACGGTGAAGGCCCATGTGTCGCGCATCCTGACCCGGCTGGACCTCAACAACCGCGTCCAGATCGCCCTGCTGGTCCACGACGCCGGCGAGTCGTACGGCGGCTGA
- a CDS encoding ferredoxin, producing MKVTVDQDKCVASGQCVVAAMEVFDQRDEDGIVVLLTPEPPAEQAEDVRHAAAVCPALAIEIQD from the coding sequence ATGAAGGTGACCGTCGACCAGGACAAGTGCGTCGCTTCCGGCCAGTGTGTGGTCGCCGCGATGGAGGTCTTCGACCAGCGCGACGAGGACGGCATCGTCGTGCTGCTCACCCCCGAGCCCCCGGCCGAGCAGGCCGAGGACGTCCGGCACGCCGCGGCGGTGTGCCCGGCCCTGGCCATCGAGATCCAGGACTGA
- a CDS encoding TetR/AcrR family transcriptional regulator, with the protein MAARTVRHERADATREAILAAAERLFAERGVYAVSNRQVSEAAGQGNNAAVGYHFGTKADLVRAIARQHAEQVERLRRRRLGEIGDSTDVRDWVACLVRPVLEHLADLGSPTWYARFCAQVMTDPALHAIMTEESLASPALRGTIEGFNRCLPELPIEVHIERGAMARNLILHMCAERERALAENTATPRSSWHDAATGLIDGIVGLWLAPVTR; encoded by the coding sequence GTGGCCGCCAGGACCGTACGGCACGAACGGGCCGATGCCACGCGAGAGGCGATCCTGGCCGCGGCGGAGCGGCTGTTCGCCGAGCGCGGGGTGTACGCGGTCTCCAACCGCCAGGTGAGCGAGGCCGCCGGACAGGGCAACAACGCGGCGGTCGGTTACCACTTCGGTACCAAGGCCGACCTGGTACGGGCGATCGCCCGGCAACACGCCGAGCAGGTCGAGCGGTTGCGCCGGCGGCGGCTGGGCGAGATCGGCGACTCCACCGACGTACGGGACTGGGTGGCCTGTCTGGTGCGCCCGGTCCTCGAGCATCTGGCGGACCTGGGCAGTCCCACCTGGTACGCGCGGTTCTGCGCCCAGGTGATGACCGATCCCGCGCTCCACGCGATCATGACCGAGGAGTCGCTGGCCTCCCCGGCGCTGCGGGGCACCATCGAAGGGTTCAACCGGTGCCTCCCCGAGTTGCCGATCGAGGTGCACATCGAGCGCGGCGCCATGGCGCGCAATCTGATCCTGCACATGTGCGCCGAGCGGGAGCGCGCGCTCGCCGAGAACACCGCCACGCCCCGGTCCAGCTGGCATGACGCCGCCACCGGCCTGATCGACGGCATCGTCGGGCTGTGGCTGGCGCCCGTCACCCGCTGA
- a CDS encoding cytochrome P450, producing the protein MTSTVNPVDERAARAPEFPMARAAGCPFDPPPGLRGMQQEGPLAKVRLWDGSTPWLVTGYADQRTLLGDPRVSADINRPGYPRQAPMPPGGTGVSFILKDDPEHARLRRMVTAPFAIKRVEAMRPGVQKIVDDLIDELLAGPNPVDLVEAFALPVPSLVICQLLGVPYADHDFFQENSKVIINRNVTPEQRSAAHGNLIGYLDDLMGEKIAHPVDDLLSGLAGRVTAGELARDEAAQMGVLLLIAGHETTANMIALGTLALFEHPDQLALLRETDDPKLISSAVEELLRYLHITHSGRRRVAVADIEIGGEVIRAGEGLILANDIANRDPDVFAEPDRLDLRRDARRHVAFGFGVHQCLGQPLARMELQVVYNTLYRRIPTLRPATELERIPFKHDGSVYGVYELPVTW; encoded by the coding sequence ATGACCAGCACAGTGAACCCGGTGGACGAGCGCGCCGCGCGGGCCCCGGAGTTTCCGATGGCCAGGGCGGCGGGCTGCCCGTTCGACCCGCCCCCGGGGCTGCGGGGCATGCAGCAGGAGGGCCCGCTGGCGAAGGTCCGCCTGTGGGACGGCAGCACTCCGTGGCTGGTGACCGGGTACGCCGATCAGCGGACGCTGCTGGGCGACCCGAGGGTCAGCGCCGACATCAACCGGCCCGGCTATCCCCGGCAGGCCCCGATGCCGCCCGGAGGCACCGGGGTCAGCTTCATCCTGAAGGACGACCCCGAGCACGCCCGGCTGCGGCGGATGGTGACGGCGCCGTTCGCCATCAAGCGGGTGGAGGCGATGCGGCCCGGTGTGCAGAAGATCGTGGACGATCTGATCGACGAGCTGCTGGCCGGTCCGAACCCGGTGGACCTGGTGGAGGCGTTCGCCCTGCCGGTGCCCTCGCTGGTGATCTGCCAGCTGCTCGGAGTGCCCTACGCCGACCACGACTTCTTCCAGGAGAACAGCAAGGTCATCATCAACCGGAACGTCACCCCCGAGCAGCGCTCGGCCGCCCATGGGAACCTGATCGGCTATCTGGACGACCTGATGGGCGAGAAGATCGCCCATCCCGTCGACGATCTGCTGTCCGGGCTGGCCGGGCGGGTCACCGCGGGCGAGCTGGCCCGCGACGAGGCGGCGCAGATGGGTGTGCTGCTGCTGATCGCGGGACACGAGACCACCGCGAACATGATCGCGCTCGGCACCCTCGCGCTCTTCGAGCACCCCGATCAGCTCGCCCTGCTGCGCGAGACCGACGACCCCAAGCTGATCTCCTCGGCGGTGGAGGAGCTGCTGCGCTATCTGCACATCACCCACAGCGGGCGGCGCCGGGTGGCGGTGGCGGACATCGAGATCGGCGGGGAGGTGATCCGCGCGGGCGAGGGGCTGATCCTGGCCAATGACATCGCCAACCGGGACCCCGATGTGTTCGCCGAGCCCGACCGGCTGGACCTGCGGCGCGACGCCCGCCGCCATGTGGCCTTCGGCTTCGGGGTGCACCAGTGCCTGGGCCAGCCGCTGGCCCGGATGGAGCTCCAGGTCGTCTACAACACCCTCTACCGCCGCATCCCCACTCTGCGGCCGGCCACCGAGCTGGAGCGGATCCCGTTCAAGCACGACGGATCCGTCTACGGCGTCTACGAACTGCCCGTGACCTGGTGA